DNA sequence from the Brassica rapa cultivar Chiifu-401-42 unplaced genomic scaffold, CAAS_Brap_v3.01 Scaffold0169, whole genome shotgun sequence genome:
atcagagaacccaagctggatattacacaccagctgaattgagagaaaactcaaaacaaagaagttgaaaaaaatgtcgattgattgatttttttcatgccaaaacgtggctacatatgttaaaagaataaaactgaaaaccctaaatttaaaccaagatggtttaatctcctaatccaattcgaaattggttaattttaaatactaatctacccaaatctggtttactctaattcctaattgtctttggtttaaattaaatgaaagcccaataaactaaacccattacattgcaattaaatcaaaccaacaagctggttcttctttggtttatgaTGGGCCACGACTTGAACTTGATTTGGAGTGTCTCCTAATGAACTTTAGATCCTCCACGTCCTGTTAGGCCAGCTAGAAAGCAAGTGGATCAAGATTCTGGCTGAAACTCTTTTTTGGACCGAAAAAGCCTTATTTCGCCTAGATCCAAATGTAGCCCAATCCAGAAACTTTCTGACATGTTTTCCTTGTTCTCCATACATATTTGGACGAGGTGAATGGTCTCCATAGCTCCTGTTAAGCTCAGTTGGTTGAATCCTCTTTGTTCAAGCTGTTTCAAGGCAGTACCAacagttcttctcttctctctatccagaacctcatagatcatgccaataagagtatgatactgtccattaaactgcaccatgatcagtggtatagctgacccatacattggcttcaatccattgattccaatcctgatcaggatcacaccatcccctcctcctttaaaaggatttgtcctcaaatccaagctCTGTAGGATGATAGAACCTTGATAATTTAACTCCAAAGTTCCTGACCTGGCCATGAGATATATCATCACCTCTCTAGTCCCTCCAGGAAGAAACACAAAGCTCTGCAGTCCTTCTTCATGTCTCAGCAACATCTTGGAACTTTCCTCACTGCATGTGGCTTCTAAGGCAGATGATTTCTCCACTTTGTTGAGTTTGCAGTTGAATGCTTCTCTCCAGGATGATCCTACCCACGTCCTTCTCATGAGCATGAGACAATGTACTCTCAGTTTAACATCCTTCTGGTCAGGTGGTCGTGTGGTTTGGTCCCCatactcatcctccagttctggcTTTTCTTTAACCACCACCAGTTCCTGTTTATCTCTTCTCAGCTTGTTCTGGTCAGTTATGAACCTGATAAAGGACGTGTTACCTCCTGACTCTCCTTCATTATCTCTGCAAATAGTTTTTATCATACCATTCTCTCTCCCTTTAAAaagatttgaccacaaatcttGTTTTTCAAGAGTGAAAGAACCTTGGAAATTGAGCTTGTATGCTGTTGCTTTCTGAtccaaaatttgtttatttcttctAACCACACACAAGCTTCCTCCTGGTTCAAAAACAACTTGTTGCAGGCCCTTAACAACTCTCAGATGTTCCACTAAGCTGAGCTGAAGACATACCAAAGGTCTGATTAGTAACTCACAAGCTAAAGACTTAAAGTTATCACCTTGCTCAACAGTAGGAAGAACCAATTCAAGAGCTTTAGATGACCCTCCAGGaactttttcttcttgttttatttgatcAGGCACGTGGCCACACTCAGCTTCTGCAACTTCTGCCTCCTCCTCTAGTTTTAAACAAAGAGTTGTTGGTTCTGGTTCAGTTTTATGACTCTCCTCAATCTGTTTTATTGGAGAAGCTAATATAGAAGCTTGCAGCTTTTCCTCCTCTTGTTTCAATGATAGAACAGGAACCACAGATCTTCTCTCAGCCGGTTTTAATGGCAATTCAGACCAATAGGCAGGCTGATCTAAAGTAGTAAGCTTTGTTGCTGCTTCTGGTTTTAGTTTTGGAAGTTTCCACTGCGAGACaaacctcttcttcatcaaGGTCTTCATCTCCACCCATGAAATAATTTGtggttttttttcaaatctcctAGTCTGAGAAACCCTCTGCCACCATGAGAATGCACTTCCACAGAGTCCATTGACTGCTAGACATACCTTTTTCTTTTCAGTGTAGTATAGGAGTCCAAAGAGaaactccatcttcttttcccaatCAAGGTATGCCTCTGTATCAATCTTCCCATAGAAGAATGGAATTGTAAGCTCTTCTTCATATCCAGACATAGAATACAGTTTGTTAACTGATAGATTTCGTGCTCCCTTGTTAAAGCTTCAAACCCTAACCC
Encoded proteins:
- the LOC117129814 gene encoding uncharacterized protein LOC117129814, with the translated sequence MSGYEEELTIPFFYGKIDTEAYLDWEKKMEFLFGLLYYTEKKKVCLAVNGLCGSAFSWWQRVSQTRRFEKKPQIISWVEMKTLMKKRFVSQWKLPKLKPEAATKLTTLDQPAYWSELPLKPAERRSVVPVLSLKQEEEKLQASILASPIKQIEESHKTEPEPTTLCLKLEEEAEVAEAECGHVPDQIKQEEKVPGGSSKALELLSLVEHLRVVKGLQQVVFEPGGSLCVVRRNKQILDQKATAYKLNFQGSFTLEKQDLWSNLFKGRENGMIKTICRDNEGESGGNTSFIRFITDQNKLRRDKQELVVVKEKPELEDEYGDQTTRPPDQKDVKLRVHCLMLMRRTWVGSSWREAFNCKLNKVEKSSALEATCSEESSKMLLRHEEGLQSFVFLPGGTREVMIYLMARSGTLELNYQGSIILQSLDLRTNPFKGGGDGVILIRIGINGLKPMYGSAIPLIMVQFNGQYHTLIGMIYEVLDREKRRTVGTALKQLEQRGFNQLSLTGAMETIHLVQICMENKENMSESFWIGLHLDLGEIRLFRSKKEFQPES